Proteins co-encoded in one Arthrobacter sp. ERGS1:01 genomic window:
- a CDS encoding Rv2578c family radical SAM protein, whose amino-acid sequence MRWTTQQLDQPLFPEQGAAGPAATVPLLPLAGLVKSVQTPDFAGITFHEVLSKSALNKVPATSTMPFEWTVNPYRGCSHACVYCFARKSHTYLDFDSGVDFDSQVVVKINVANVLRKELFKPSWHRPHVALGTNTDPYQRAEGRYKLMPGIISALADSGTPFSILTKGTLLARDIPLLREAGRQVSVGMGISLALLDEDLAAAIEPGTPAPRARLALIGKLRDAGLPCGVMAMPILPWLTDSEEALDALFGALAGAGATGVSAGALYLRPGTREWFMQWLAREYPALVERYQGLYGQGAYASKEYRQWLAARVNAAKRRHGFAGTDGFIHDARKEEANYPAGSLPLGESGHRPAARERAGAALHAPALAESTPTLF is encoded by the coding sequence ATGCGGTGGACCACCCAACAACTTGACCAGCCCCTCTTCCCCGAGCAGGGCGCCGCCGGCCCCGCCGCCACGGTGCCGTTGCTGCCCCTGGCCGGACTCGTCAAAAGCGTGCAAACCCCGGATTTTGCCGGCATCACCTTCCACGAAGTCCTTTCAAAGAGCGCCCTGAACAAGGTTCCGGCCACCTCCACCATGCCGTTTGAGTGGACGGTGAATCCCTACCGGGGCTGCTCCCACGCTTGCGTGTACTGTTTTGCCCGCAAGAGCCACACCTACCTGGATTTTGATTCCGGCGTCGACTTTGATTCGCAGGTGGTCGTGAAGATCAACGTGGCGAACGTGCTACGCAAGGAGTTGTTCAAGCCGTCCTGGCATCGTCCGCATGTGGCATTGGGCACCAACACCGATCCGTACCAACGCGCCGAGGGCCGGTACAAGCTCATGCCCGGCATCATTTCCGCCCTGGCCGATTCCGGCACCCCGTTTTCAATCCTGACCAAGGGAACGCTGCTGGCCCGGGACATCCCGCTGTTGCGCGAAGCGGGACGCCAGGTCAGTGTTGGCATGGGCATTTCCTTGGCCCTGCTGGACGAGGATCTGGCCGCGGCCATTGAACCGGGCACCCCGGCGCCCAGGGCCCGGCTTGCGCTGATCGGAAAACTGCGCGACGCCGGGCTGCCGTGCGGCGTGATGGCCATGCCCATCCTGCCGTGGCTCACCGATTCCGAAGAGGCCCTGGACGCCTTGTTTGGCGCACTGGCCGGTGCCGGTGCCACGGGGGTCAGCGCCGGCGCACTGTACCTGCGCCCGGGCACCCGCGAATGGTTCATGCAGTGGCTGGCACGGGAGTATCCGGCGTTGGTGGAGCGCTATCAGGGGCTCTATGGCCAGGGCGCCTACGCGTCCAAGGAGTACCGCCAATGGCTGGCCGCCCGCGTGAATGCGGCCAAGCGCCGCCACGGTTTTGCCGGCACGGACGGGTTCATCCACGACGCCCGCAAGGAGGAGGCGAACTATCCCGCGGGCAGCCTGCCGCTTGGGGAGTCCGGACACCGGCCCGCCGCACGCGAAAGGGCAGGGGCCGCCTTGCATGCCCCTGCCCTTGCCGAATCGACCCCCACCCTTTTCTAG
- a CDS encoding SIMPL domain-containing protein encodes MSEITGTANTITVSGHGTVQAAPDFFHINIGIEAQRATVREAYAAAGTAMNAVQAQLLARNVARDAISSTALDVRVESRWQDGVGSIVTGYTVSSNLNVMLRYDEDAQDTIAAVVDTGNDSVRLNGLTPAMSDPAAAQDAARALAWANARSAADLYAQLAGKTVGSVVSISEGHAATPGPAPIMARAMMATEASMAIEPGQSGVSAAVTVTWTLV; translated from the coding sequence ATGAGTGAAATCACCGGCACCGCGAACACGATCACCGTCAGCGGCCACGGCACCGTCCAGGCCGCCCCTGACTTCTTCCACATCAACATCGGCATCGAAGCACAACGGGCCACCGTCAGGGAAGCCTATGCCGCCGCCGGCACGGCCATGAACGCCGTCCAGGCGCAGTTGCTGGCCCGCAACGTGGCCCGCGATGCCATCAGCTCGACAGCCCTGGATGTGCGGGTGGAATCCCGCTGGCAGGACGGCGTCGGGTCCATCGTCACCGGCTACACGGTCTCCAGCAACCTCAACGTGATGCTGCGCTATGACGAGGACGCCCAGGACACGATTGCCGCCGTCGTCGACACGGGCAACGACTCCGTGCGGTTGAACGGGCTCACACCCGCCATGTCCGATCCGGCCGCGGCCCAGGATGCGGCCCGGGCACTGGCCTGGGCCAACGCCCGCAGCGCCGCGGACCTCTATGCGCAGCTGGCCGGGAAAACGGTGGGTTCGGTTGTCAGCATCTCCGAGGGCCACGCCGCTACCCCCGGCCCGGCACCCATCATGGCCCGGGCCATGATGGCCACCGAGGCGTCGATGGCGATCGAGCCCGGACAAAGCGGTGTGAGCGCGGCCGTGACGGTGACCTGGACGCTGGTGTAA
- the pheS gene encoding phenylalanine--tRNA ligase subunit alpha — translation MSDIPQKTAVAPQSSTEPAAVPDPLDEAAIGSAVEAALAAIAAASTLDELKTARLAHTGEKSPLSLANREIGGLSKEFKAAAGKLMGASRGRVAKALAARTEVLEAEDAARILVEETVDVTAAPRRRRAGARHPLSTLQDRVCDIFVGMGWEIAEGPELESEWFNFDALNFKPDHPAREMQDTFFVEPPEAHLLMRTHTSPVQVRSLLERELPVYVLCPGKVFRTDELDATHTPVFHQFEGLAIDKGLSMADLRGTLEHFARQMFGDEASIRLRPNYFPFTEPSAELDIWHPGAKGGPGWIEWGGCGMVNPNVLRAAGIDPDEYSGFAFGMGIERTLMFRNEVADMHDMIEGDVRFSEHFGMEI, via the coding sequence ATGTCTGACATTCCCCAGAAGACGGCCGTCGCGCCGCAATCTTCCACCGAACCCGCAGCAGTCCCGGACCCCTTGGACGAGGCCGCCATTGGCTCCGCCGTCGAGGCCGCGCTCGCAGCCATCGCCGCCGCGTCCACGCTCGATGAGCTGAAGACCGCCCGCCTGGCACACACCGGCGAAAAGTCGCCGCTGAGCCTGGCCAACCGTGAAATCGGCGGGCTGTCCAAGGAGTTCAAGGCCGCCGCCGGCAAGCTCATGGGAGCCTCCCGCGGCCGCGTTGCCAAGGCGCTCGCAGCCCGCACCGAGGTGCTCGAGGCCGAGGACGCCGCCCGCATCCTGGTCGAGGAAACCGTCGACGTCACGGCCGCTCCGCGCCGCCGTCGTGCCGGTGCCCGGCACCCGCTCTCCACCCTGCAGGACCGCGTCTGTGACATCTTCGTGGGCATGGGCTGGGAAATTGCCGAGGGCCCGGAGCTGGAATCGGAGTGGTTCAACTTCGATGCCCTGAACTTCAAGCCGGACCACCCGGCCCGCGAAATGCAGGACACGTTCTTCGTGGAGCCGCCCGAGGCCCACCTGCTCATGCGCACCCACACCTCGCCCGTCCAGGTGCGGTCTCTGCTGGAACGCGAACTGCCCGTCTACGTGCTGTGCCCCGGCAAGGTGTTCCGCACCGACGAGCTCGACGCCACGCACACTCCGGTGTTCCACCAGTTCGAGGGCCTGGCCATCGACAAGGGTCTGTCCATGGCCGACCTGCGCGGCACCCTTGAGCACTTTGCCCGGCAGATGTTCGGCGACGAAGCCAGCATCCGCCTGCGCCCGAACTACTTCCCGTTCACCGAACCGTCCGCCGAGCTGGACATCTGGCACCCCGGTGCCAAGGGCGGCCCGGGCTGGATCGAGTGGGGCGGTTGCGGCATGGTCAACCCGAACGTGCTCCGCGCGGCCGGGATCGACCCGGACGAATACTCGGGATTTGCCTTCGGCATGGGCATCGAGCGGACCCTCATGTTCCGCAATGAGGTGGCCGACATGCACGACATGATCGAGGGCGACGTACGATTCAGCGAACACTTTGGGATGGAGATCTAA
- a CDS encoding long-chain-fatty-acid--CoA ligase produces MTNLATIVTASAARNPGAIAIKMDDLEISFGALDVLSAKVAALLAARGTKPGDRVALISPNLPQMPAIYYGILRFGAVVVPLNPLLKAREVEYHLRDSGAELAFAWEGVMAEVEAGAADTGTTIIPINAGFMALLAPLEPQAEVAAAAKDDTAVILYTSGTTGKPKGAELTHENLRSNAEVSVSLFDSQHGDVIFGGLPFFHVFGQTCALNSAVMAGATVTILPKFDPVKALEIIQRDKVTIFEGVPTMYIALLRAPGRENYDVSSLRLAASGGSPLPLEVLHEFENTFGATMLEGYGLSETSPVITFNQLDAIRKPGSVGTAVAGAQLRVVDDAGNDVEPGAVGEIAVAGPFVMKGYWKNPEATAAAIPDGWFRTGDLGRKDEDDVFFIVDRKKDMILRGGYNVYPREVEEVLYEHPAVAEAAVVGRPDDVHGEEVYAAVSLKPGADGADDPEALAASIVEFVKERVAAYKFPRRVVIMDSLPKGPTGKILKREITI; encoded by the coding sequence ATGACCAATTTGGCCACGATCGTCACCGCATCGGCGGCGCGCAACCCGGGTGCAATCGCCATCAAGATGGATGACCTTGAAATTTCATTTGGCGCCCTCGACGTACTCAGCGCCAAGGTGGCCGCGCTGCTGGCCGCCCGCGGCACCAAACCCGGGGACCGGGTGGCCCTGATCTCGCCCAACCTGCCCCAGATGCCGGCCATCTACTATGGCATCCTGCGCTTCGGGGCCGTGGTGGTTCCGCTGAACCCGCTCCTGAAGGCCCGCGAGGTGGAGTACCACCTGCGGGATTCCGGTGCCGAGCTGGCCTTTGCCTGGGAGGGGGTCATGGCTGAGGTCGAGGCGGGCGCCGCGGACACCGGCACCACCATCATCCCCATCAACGCCGGCTTCATGGCGCTGCTGGCCCCGCTTGAACCGCAAGCCGAGGTGGCCGCGGCGGCGAAGGACGACACCGCCGTCATCCTTTACACCTCCGGCACCACGGGCAAGCCCAAGGGTGCGGAGCTGACGCACGAAAACCTGCGCAGCAACGCCGAAGTCTCCGTCAGCCTGTTCGACAGCCAGCACGGGGACGTGATCTTTGGCGGACTGCCGTTCTTCCATGTGTTCGGGCAAACCTGTGCGTTGAACTCGGCCGTCATGGCGGGGGCAACCGTGACCATCCTGCCCAAGTTCGATCCCGTCAAGGCGTTGGAGATCATCCAACGGGACAAGGTGACGATCTTTGAGGGCGTGCCCACCATGTACATTGCCCTGCTGCGGGCTCCGGGGCGCGAAAACTATGACGTGTCCAGCCTGCGGCTTGCCGCATCCGGCGGCTCGCCGCTGCCCCTGGAGGTCCTGCACGAATTTGAGAACACCTTTGGCGCCACCATGCTCGAAGGCTATGGACTGTCGGAGACATCGCCGGTGATCACCTTCAACCAGTTGGACGCAATCCGCAAGCCCGGCTCCGTCGGCACCGCGGTGGCCGGGGCGCAACTGCGGGTGGTCGATGACGCAGGCAACGACGTCGAACCCGGCGCCGTGGGGGAGATCGCCGTGGCGGGCCCCTTCGTCATGAAGGGCTACTGGAAGAATCCTGAGGCCACTGCCGCCGCGATCCCCGACGGCTGGTTTCGCACGGGCGACCTGGGCCGCAAGGACGAGGACGACGTCTTCTTCATCGTGGACCGCAAGAAGGACATGATCCTGCGCGGCGGCTACAACGTCTATCCGCGCGAGGTGGAGGAGGTCCTGTACGAGCACCCGGCCGTGGCCGAGGCCGCCGTGGTGGGCCGGCCCGACGACGTCCACGGCGAGGAGGTGTACGCGGCGGTTTCGCTCAAGCCCGGCGCCGACGGCGCCGACGATCCCGAGGCGCTCGCCGCCAGCATCGTGGAGTTCGTCAAGGAACGCGTGGCAGCTTACAAGTTCCCGCGCCGCGTGGTCATCATGGATTCGCTGCCCAAGGGACCCACCGGCAAGATCCTCAAGCGCGAGATCACCATCTAG
- a CDS encoding MFS transporter, translating into MTTSQTLPAVKRLSPNTAAWAIFALAVGGFGIGTTEFAMMGLLPNVAAGLGVSIPDAGHVISAYALGVVIGAPLLVAISAKWPRKALALALMGLFTLGNLSSFFAQDYSTLLVTRFVAGLPHGAYFGVAAVLAASMVAPTKRGRAIAMVMMGLSVANVLGVPLATLVGQQFGWRLMFIMVAIIGMVTMAAIAKFIPAQKAHPDASLRRELSALRRGQVWLTLLVGVVGFGGFFAVYTYVANTMTDVAGFAADFLPVIVGLYGLGMVAGGFVGGKLADWSVMGSIYAVMSFIAVTLVIYALGVHIQWLALVMIFIIGASGSMLVPSLQTRLLDVSPGAPTLASSLNHSALNMANALGAFVGGLVITWGWGFTAPALVGAVLAVLGLLIALGSGLLDKRKAAAGIQ; encoded by the coding sequence ATGACCACGTCCCAAACACTGCCCGCCGTCAAGCGCTTATCCCCCAACACCGCCGCCTGGGCCATTTTCGCGCTGGCCGTGGGCGGCTTCGGCATCGGCACCACGGAATTTGCCATGATGGGGCTGTTGCCCAACGTTGCCGCCGGACTGGGCGTATCCATTCCGGACGCCGGGCACGTCATCTCCGCCTACGCGCTCGGGGTGGTGATCGGCGCCCCCTTGCTGGTGGCCATCAGCGCCAAGTGGCCGCGCAAGGCATTGGCCCTGGCCCTGATGGGCCTGTTCACGCTGGGAAACCTCTCCTCCTTTTTTGCCCAGGACTACAGCACTCTGCTGGTGACCCGGTTTGTCGCCGGCCTGCCGCATGGCGCCTACTTTGGCGTGGCGGCCGTCCTTGCCGCGTCGATGGTGGCCCCCACCAAGCGCGGGCGGGCCATTGCCATGGTCATGATGGGACTGTCGGTGGCCAACGTGCTGGGCGTGCCGCTGGCGACCCTGGTGGGGCAGCAATTTGGCTGGCGCCTGATGTTCATCATGGTGGCGATCATCGGCATGGTGACCATGGCCGCGATCGCCAAGTTCATCCCCGCACAAAAGGCGCACCCCGACGCCAGCCTGCGCCGTGAGCTCAGCGCCCTGCGCCGCGGCCAGGTCTGGCTGACCCTGCTGGTGGGCGTGGTGGGCTTTGGCGGATTCTTCGCCGTCTACACGTACGTGGCCAACACCATGACCGACGTTGCCGGCTTCGCGGCGGACTTCCTGCCGGTGATCGTGGGCCTCTACGGCCTGGGCATGGTGGCCGGCGGCTTCGTGGGCGGCAAGCTGGCCGACTGGTCAGTCATGGGCAGCATCTACGCCGTCATGTCGTTCATCGCGGTCACGCTGGTCATCTACGCCTTGGGCGTCCACATCCAGTGGCTCGCGCTGGTCATGATCTTCATCATCGGCGCCTCCGGCTCAATGCTGGTCCCATCGCTGCAAACCAGACTGCTCGACGTCTCCCCCGGTGCACCCACCCTGGCGTCTTCGCTGAACCACTCGGCCCTGAACATGGCCAACGCCCTTGGCGCCTTCGTGGGCGGGCTGGTCATCACCTGGGGATGGGGCTTCACGGCACCGGCCCTGGTGGGCGCCGTGCTGGCAGTACTGGGCCTGCTCATCGCCCTGGGCAGCGGCCTGCTGGACAAGCGGAAGGCCGCCGCCGGCATCCAGTAA
- a CDS encoding MFS transporter, with product MSHSPAQVQAPRPAEETPLLSGKRAASLVAVLVVAVLSYQLNATMISPALPDIAKSLGVSSAAASQVSSLFFLAGAILGIALGRWSDFIGRRRVLLIVLTVLAVGTLLCMFAPNLGFLLVGRVLQGSSSAAFQLAYIVLSETLPAKLFGTTLGIITAVNGGVGGVDGYIGGLLTEHFGFRSIFVVVFAVGLIGLAGVALVVPKGKPASTTGKMDWAGAATLSIALICLTYFVSQGSESGWLAPVTLLFALGAVVAFLVFVWVEKHNATPLIALHHLRSRQVWPVLATTVLTLTGVFAVINFTVVLLSQGDKPGFGMSASTSALLFLMPAALIGVGAAPLAGWLAGKHGWLRILRTGLVLSILALAAVVVFAFNIWAVAALIAFLGFAYNGLVLTTVNGLGVLLSPRDAPAALPGLNGASFGIGASLGIGIVAPFVSLGTSEGYVTALWISGAITLLALITSMFIAPREGQSI from the coding sequence GTGTCCCATTCCCCAGCGCAGGTGCAAGCCCCAAGACCAGCGGAGGAAACTCCTCTTCTCTCGGGCAAGCGCGCCGCCTCACTGGTTGCCGTCCTGGTGGTGGCCGTGCTGTCCTACCAGCTCAACGCCACCATGATCTCACCGGCCCTGCCGGATATTGCCAAGTCGCTGGGGGTATCCTCGGCCGCCGCATCCCAGGTTTCCTCACTGTTCTTCCTGGCCGGCGCCATCCTCGGCATCGCACTGGGCCGGTGGAGCGACTTCATTGGGCGCCGCCGCGTGCTGCTCATCGTCCTCACGGTCCTGGCGGTGGGAACGCTGTTGTGCATGTTCGCCCCCAATCTGGGCTTCCTCCTGGTCGGGCGGGTCCTGCAGGGCTCATCCAGCGCCGCTTTCCAACTTGCCTACATTGTGTTGAGCGAAACGCTCCCGGCCAAGCTTTTCGGCACCACCTTAGGCATCATCACGGCCGTCAACGGCGGTGTTGGCGGCGTCGACGGGTACATCGGCGGGCTGCTGACCGAGCACTTCGGATTCCGTTCCATCTTTGTGGTGGTCTTCGCCGTGGGCTTGATCGGTTTGGCCGGAGTCGCCCTGGTGGTCCCCAAGGGGAAACCGGCGTCGACCACGGGAAAGATGGACTGGGCAGGTGCCGCGACCCTGTCGATCGCGTTGATCTGCCTCACCTATTTTGTCTCACAAGGCTCCGAATCCGGCTGGCTTGCCCCGGTCACGCTCCTCTTCGCGCTGGGCGCCGTCGTCGCCTTCCTGGTCTTCGTCTGGGTGGAGAAGCACAACGCCACCCCGCTGATCGCTCTCCACCACCTGCGTTCACGCCAGGTGTGGCCCGTCCTGGCCACCACGGTGTTGACCCTGACCGGCGTCTTCGCAGTCATCAACTTCACGGTGGTCCTGCTCAGCCAGGGTGACAAGCCAGGATTTGGCATGAGTGCCTCCACCTCGGCGCTGCTCTTCCTCATGCCGGCCGCCTTGATCGGTGTTGGCGCCGCACCGCTCGCCGGATGGCTTGCCGGCAAGCACGGCTGGCTGCGGATCCTGCGCACCGGGCTGGTCCTGAGCATTCTCGCCCTGGCCGCCGTCGTCGTCTTCGCCTTCAACATCTGGGCCGTCGCCGCACTCATCGCATTCCTGGGCTTCGCCTACAACGGCCTGGTCCTGACCACGGTCAACGGGCTCGGCGTACTCCTCTCGCCCCGGGATGCCCCTGCGGCGCTGCCCGGACTCAACGGGGCATCCTTCGGCATCGGCGCCAGCCTGGGAATCGGCATCGTCGCCCCATTTGTCAGCCTCGGCACCTCCGAAGGGTATGTGACCGCGTTGTGGATCTCCGGCGCCATCACCTTGCTGGCACTGATCACCAGCATGTTCATCGCTCCCCGCGAGGGCCAGAGCATCTAG
- a CDS encoding DUF5302 domain-containing protein, with protein sequence MTSSENHNEGTPAAAGGASDETKEKFRQALENKKNQHHGTVEAANGAKINAQHGAASHKREFRRKSG encoded by the coding sequence GTGACATCGTCCGAGAACCACAACGAAGGAACCCCGGCGGCAGCCGGCGGTGCAAGTGATGAAACCAAGGAAAAGTTTCGCCAGGCACTGGAAAACAAGAAGAACCAGCACCACGGAACCGTGGAAGCTGCCAATGGGGCCAAGATCAATGCGCAACACGGGGCAGCATCGCACAAGCGTGAATTCCGCCGCAAGAGCGGATAA
- the pheT gene encoding phenylalanine--tRNA ligase subunit beta translates to MRIPLTWLREYAQVPAGATAEDVMTELVKVGFEEEDVHRPLDQISGPIVVGQVLSLEKEPQSNGKTINWCTVRVVPEGQPQTLDIDGIDPSGVQGIVCGAHNFVVGDKVVVTLPGAVLPGDFRITPRKTYGHVSAGMIASVRELGIGDDHDGILVLSTLGLDPELGTDALELLGLRDEAAEINVTPDRGYAFSIRGVAREYAHATGTSFTDPAALVTVAPATGPGYPVRLEDGAPIYGLPGCDRFVARTVRGINPAAPTPTWMSSRLRLAGIRSISLPVDISNYVMLELGQPLHFYDADKLSGDIVVRRAAAGETLETLDGKVRKLDVEDLLITDGSGPIGVAGVMGGASTEVTDGTVSVLIEAAHFEEVSIARSRRRHKLPSEASKRFERGVDWNVADKAAQRAVDLLVELAGGTADTTGTDVGDAPAPVTVFLPAGFASARIGIDFTPGQITGSLVDLGATVETVDAGYSVMAPSWRNDLLTPEDLTEEVARLVGYDLIPSTLPTAPPGRGYSRAQQQRRRTVQALADSGLTEILAYPFVSKAANDTFGVADAGAARPAVKLANPLSEEFGYLRTSMLPGLIDTAKRNLSRGFNDLALFESGLVFLPSDSLGTASIPPLGVKPSDDVLDALYDGIPYQPLTLGAIFTGKDSPAAPGHTPRHWDWADAIDAARLVADVVGVELVVEQGSHQAFHPGRAAALSLRTGEIVGYAGELHPKLLAEHNLPARTVAMEINAEKVFEAAADVIVAKPISTFPVATQDVALVVPVEIPAQAVLETLREGAGELLEDVALFDEYQGTGIPEGSKSLAFGLRFRAADRTLTSDEASAARADAVALAAERFGATQR, encoded by the coding sequence GTGCGTATTCCACTGACTTGGCTGCGCGAGTATGCGCAGGTACCGGCAGGAGCAACTGCCGAAGACGTCATGACCGAGCTTGTCAAGGTCGGTTTTGAAGAAGAAGATGTCCACCGCCCGCTGGATCAAATCAGCGGCCCCATCGTGGTGGGCCAGGTCCTCTCACTGGAGAAGGAACCGCAAAGCAACGGCAAGACCATCAACTGGTGCACCGTGCGCGTGGTCCCCGAGGGGCAGCCGCAGACGCTGGACATCGACGGCATCGACCCCTCCGGCGTGCAGGGCATCGTCTGTGGCGCCCACAACTTCGTGGTGGGCGACAAGGTGGTTGTCACCCTGCCCGGCGCCGTGCTGCCCGGCGACTTCCGCATCACCCCGCGGAAAACCTACGGCCACGTCTCCGCCGGCATGATCGCCTCCGTGCGTGAACTGGGCATTGGCGACGACCACGACGGCATCCTGGTGCTCTCCACCCTGGGGCTCGACCCCGAGCTGGGCACCGACGCGCTGGAGCTCCTGGGCCTGCGCGACGAAGCCGCCGAAATCAACGTCACCCCGGACCGCGGCTACGCGTTCAGCATCCGTGGTGTGGCCCGCGAATACGCCCACGCCACGGGTACCTCCTTCACGGACCCCGCCGCCCTGGTCACGGTTGCCCCGGCAACGGGCCCGGGATACCCCGTCCGCCTCGAGGACGGCGCGCCGATCTACGGCCTGCCCGGCTGCGACCGCTTCGTGGCCCGCACCGTGCGCGGAATTAACCCGGCCGCGCCAACACCGACGTGGATGTCCTCGCGTCTCCGGCTGGCCGGCATCCGCTCCATTTCGCTGCCCGTGGACATCTCCAACTACGTCATGCTCGAGCTGGGCCAGCCGCTGCACTTCTACGACGCAGACAAGCTCAGCGGCGACATCGTGGTGCGCCGCGCCGCCGCGGGGGAGACCCTGGAAACCCTCGACGGCAAGGTGCGCAAGCTCGACGTCGAAGACCTCCTGATCACGGATGGTTCCGGCCCCATCGGCGTTGCCGGTGTCATGGGCGGTGCCTCCACCGAGGTCACCGACGGCACCGTCAGCGTCCTCATCGAGGCCGCGCACTTCGAGGAAGTCTCGATCGCCCGCTCCCGCCGCCGCCACAAGCTGCCGTCCGAGGCGTCCAAGCGCTTCGAGCGTGGCGTCGACTGGAACGTTGCAGACAAGGCCGCCCAGCGTGCCGTGGACCTGCTGGTGGAACTGGCCGGCGGCACGGCGGACACCACGGGCACCGATGTCGGGGACGCCCCCGCCCCGGTCACCGTGTTCCTGCCCGCGGGCTTTGCCTCCGCCCGGATAGGCATCGACTTCACGCCCGGGCAGATCACCGGTTCGCTGGTTGACCTGGGTGCCACGGTGGAGACGGTCGACGCCGGCTACTCCGTCATGGCCCCGAGTTGGCGCAATGACCTTCTCACCCCCGAGGACCTGACGGAGGAGGTGGCCCGCCTGGTGGGCTATGACCTGATCCCGTCGACCCTCCCCACGGCGCCTCCCGGACGCGGCTACTCGCGCGCCCAGCAGCAGCGCCGCCGCACGGTCCAGGCCCTGGCCGACTCCGGCCTGACCGAAATCCTGGCCTACCCGTTCGTCTCCAAGGCGGCCAATGACACCTTTGGCGTGGCCGACGCCGGTGCCGCACGCCCCGCCGTGAAGCTCGCCAACCCGTTGAGCGAGGAGTTCGGCTACCTGCGTACATCCATGCTGCCGGGGCTCATCGACACGGCCAAGCGCAACCTCTCGCGCGGCTTCAACGACCTGGCGCTGTTCGAATCCGGGCTCGTGTTCCTGCCGTCGGATTCGCTGGGCACCGCGTCCATCCCGCCGTTGGGCGTCAAGCCCTCCGACGACGTCCTGGACGCCCTGTACGACGGCATCCCGTACCAGCCGCTCACCCTGGGCGCCATCTTCACGGGCAAGGACAGCCCGGCGGCCCCCGGGCACACGCCGCGCCACTGGGACTGGGCCGACGCCATTGACGCCGCCCGCCTCGTGGCCGACGTGGTCGGCGTCGAACTCGTCGTGGAGCAGGGCTCGCACCAGGCCTTCCACCCGGGCCGCGCCGCCGCGCTTTCGCTGCGCACCGGGGAGATCGTGGGCTACGCCGGCGAACTGCACCCCAAGCTGTTGGCCGAGCACAACCTGCCGGCCCGCACCGTCGCCATGGAAATCAACGCCGAGAAGGTGTTTGAGGCCGCCGCCGACGTCATCGTGGCCAAGCCGATCTCCACGTTCCCGGTCGCCACGCAGGACGTGGCCCTGGTGGTTCCGGTGGAGATTCCCGCCCAGGCAGTGCTGGAAACCCTCCGTGAAGGCGCCGGCGAGCTGCTCGAGGACGTCGCCCTGTTCGACGAGTACCAGGGCACCGGCATCCCCGAGGGCAGCAAGTCACTCGCGTTCGGCCTGCGCTTCCGTGCAGCCGACCGCACGCTGACCTCGGACGAGGCATCGGCCGCCCGCGCCGACGCCGTGGCACTTGCGGCGGAACGGTTCGGCGCCACCCAGCGCTAA
- a CDS encoding (deoxy)nucleoside triphosphate pyrophosphohydrolase → MTNVKQIVGGALVDSLASPTRLLAARRTAPPEFAGMWEFPGGKVEPGEGCPEALRRELAEELGVQVRLGAEVPGPTPQGWPLNGTAAMRVWLAQVTQGSPEPLEDHDELRWVDLAGAELFSLPWIPADLPIVKALAALDSPGAGC, encoded by the coding sequence GTGACTAACGTTAAGCAGATAGTTGGCGGCGCCCTCGTGGATTCCCTGGCCAGCCCCACCCGGCTGCTGGCGGCCCGGCGGACCGCGCCGCCCGAATTTGCCGGCATGTGGGAATTTCCCGGCGGCAAGGTTGAGCCCGGTGAGGGCTGCCCTGAGGCCCTGCGCCGCGAGCTGGCGGAGGAACTGGGGGTGCAGGTTCGCCTGGGTGCGGAAGTTCCGGGTCCGACGCCGCAGGGCTGGCCCCTGAACGGGACGGCCGCCATGCGCGTGTGGCTGGCCCAGGTGACACAGGGCAGCCCGGAACCGTTGGAGGACCACGACGAGTTGCGCTGGGTGGACCTGGCCGGGGCCGAGTTGTTCTCCTTGCCGTGGATTCCGGCGGACCTGCCGATCGTCAAGGCGCTGGCCGCACTGGACTCGCCCGGGGCAGGGTGTTGA